One Chanodichthys erythropterus isolate Z2021 chromosome 22, ASM2448905v1, whole genome shotgun sequence DNA window includes the following coding sequences:
- the LOC137013288 gene encoding transcription factor SOX-30-like, with protein MDRHPKMRARLRFRKAEESLTTDKPVPKCAETENGVFKPDSPVCAVKTQRVGDPTKVNSLTTRRQDHPQFEDMSLRRDVGIHQDYSDRIVFPLHPSVQDSLEMRDNALSSLKISQVFSYNEMNSFNCNLSSFPKTYHQPISQAHFPTETHQRPISEASEQINSQELNFPQTPSGAESKAARPQNKKVSIKRPMNAFILWSKIHRRALSKANPNASHCDISVQLGLEWSRLSEEQKEPYYMEAHRIKAEHRRKYPDWVYRPKKRSASKQAPAIPATQNSSLSSLTWAQRSNTYPEPLTSVGDITGHSGLISPGSVQVKLI; from the exons ATGGATagacacccaaaaatgagagcTAGGCTGAGGTTCAGAAAAGCTGAAGAAAGTTTAACAACTGATAAACCGGTACCCAAATGTGCCGAAACAGAAAACGGCGTTTTTAAACCTGATAGTCCTGTCTGTGCCGTCAAGACTCAACGAGTCGGAGACCCAACTAAAGTTAACAGCTTGACGACTCGCAGACAAGATCATCCACAGTTTGAGGACATGTCTTTGAGAAGAGACGTTGGGATTCATCAGGACTACTCTGACAGGATTGTGTTTCCACTTCATCCCTCGGTTCAAGATTCACTGGAGATGAGAGATAACGCACTTTCCTCGTTAAAGATTTCTCAGGTTTTCTCATATAATGAAATGAATTCATTTAACTGCAATTTGTCGAGTTTCCCAAAAACATACCATCAGCCAATCAGCCAGGCGCATTTTCCTACAGAAACCCATCAGAGA CCAATCAGCGAGGCCTCTGAGCAAATCAATTCACAAGAGCTGAACTTCCCTCAGACTCCTTCAGGAGCAG AAAGTAAGGCGGCAAGACCTCAGAACAAAAAAGTGTCTATCAAAAGGCCCATGAATGCCTTCATATTATGGTCAAAGATTCACCGGCGTGCCTTGTCTAAGGCCAACCCTAATGCCAGCCACTGCGACATCAGTGTCCAGCTGGGGTTAGAATGGAGCAGACTGTCTGAAGAGCAGAAGGAGCCATACTACATGGAAGCACATCGAATCAAGGCAGAACACAGACGGAAGTACCCAG ATTGGGTCTATCGACCAAAGAAGCGTTCTGCATCCAAACAAGCACCGGCCATCCCTGCGACCCAAAACTCCTCACTCTCCAGTCTGACATGGGCACAGAGATCTAACACTTACCCAGAGCCCCTGACATCAGTCGGAGACATCACAGGGCATAGCGGACTAATTTCTCCAG GTTCAGTACAAGTTAAGCTCATTTGA